CCCCGTGCTCCACGCGGTCTCCGAGACCGAGCCGGGCGCCGTCGCCGCCTTCGACGTCACCGGCCCCGTACCCCGGCCGCTCGGCGAACCCGTCCCCGTCGACGGCGCGAGCCCCACCCATCTCGCCCACGCCGCCGGCCACCTCCTCACGGCCAACTACACCTCCGGCAGCGTCACCGTCCTGCCGCTGGCCCCGGACGGCACTCCCCGCCCCGCCAGGGACGTCCTGCGGCACGAGGGCCGTGGCAGCGTCCCCGGCCGTCAGAGCGGCCCCCACGCCCACCAGGTGCTCCCCGACCCCTCCGGCCGCTGGGTCGTCAGCGTGGACCTCGGCACCGACTCCGTACGGATCTGTGCCCTCGACCCCGCGACCGGCGCGCTCACCCTCCACCACGAGACCGCGCTGCGCCCCGGCACCGGACCGCGCCACCTCGCGTTCCACCCGGCGGGCACCCACGCCTATGTCCTGAACGAGCTGGAGCCCACCCTCACCGTCTGCCGCTGGGACGCCGCGGCGGGCGTCCTCGAACCGCTCGGCGAGACCCCCGTCGTCCCCGAGGGCACCACGGGCCCCAGCTACCCGTCCGAGGTCGTCGCGTCCCCCGACGGCCGCTTCCTGTGGGCCGCCGTCCGCGGCGACGACACCCTCGCCGTCCTCGCTCTCGACCCCGACGGCGCGAAGGCCGCCCTGGTCGCCACCGTGCCCTGCGGAGGCGCCTGGCCCCGTGATCTGACCCTCGACCCCTCCGGGCGGCGGCTGTACGCGGCCAACGAGCGCTCCGGTGACGTCACCTGGTTCGACGTCGACCCGGAGACCGGCGTACCGGTCCGAGCGGGCGCCATCGAGGCCCCGGCGGCCTCCTGCGTCGTCTTCGGCTGAGCCGTACGCGAGCCTGCGGCCAGGCCGCTCGCGAGCCCGCAGTACGTGAAAAAGGGCCCGTACCGGATGTTTCACGGTGCGGGCCCTTTCTCCTCGTGCTGCGCCTCAGAGCGACGGCGGGCCCTGCGGCTGCTGCGGCGGGATCCCCAGCGCCGAGGCGTACTGCGAGAGCACCAGCTTGCCGATCGCCGGGTAGGCCCCCAGCGGCTCGGCGGCGGCGCACCCGGCCTCCTTCGAGGCCTCGTCGAGCAGACCCTCGGCCAGCTCCGGGCCGATCAGGTACGGCGCGAGGGCCAGCTGGGCCGAACCCGAGCCGCGCAGCTGCTCGGCGATGGAGGCGATCGAACCCTCCTGGTCGAGCGCGGCGGCCATCACCGGCACCGCGAGGCGCGCGGCGAGCAGCATTCCGGTGATCCCGGCGGCCTGCACGGCCTCCTCGCCGCCGACCGTGGCCAGGATGATGCCGTCGGCGGCCGTCGCCACCGTGAACAGCCGGGCGCGGTCGGCACGGGCGAGCCCCGCCTCGGACAGCCGCACGTGCAGCGCCTCGGCGAGCAGCGGGTGCGGACCGAGGACCTCGGTCAGCTCGGCGGTGTTGCCGCTGTCCATGACGGCCTGGCGCACCTGGCGCATCAGGGCGCTGTCCGGGCCCGCGAGCAGCGGGACCACGACCGCGGCGGGACCGGCCGGGGCGGCGACCTCACGGCCGGCGGCCACGGCCAGCTGGTACCGCTGGGTGCGGAGCGCGTCCACGGCCGTGAGCACGGTCGCGAGCGCGGGGTACTCGGTGTCGTCGCCGTCCAGGAAACCGATCACGGCCTCCAGGCCGGGCAGCTCCGAGCGGGCGATGCTCACGACCTCTTCGGCCAGCGAGCGTATGGCGGCCGACGGCGCACCGGGAACGGCGAGAACCAGCGCGGGAGCGCCCTCGGGCGCCGCCGCGGGTTCGGGGCGGCGGTGACGCCCGGACTGGCGGGGTCGAGGCATTCGTACAGGCAGGCCGGAAGCAGGCCCAGTGGGGGAGCTCATGGCGCCGCATGCTACTGGTTTCGTCGGCCACGCTGTTCGGTGAGGTGCGATCGCGCGCCGTCTGTCCCCCTATGTCCGGTCTCTGTGTCCGCTCCCGGCCGGATCTACGCCTCCGTACCACCCCCGACCTGGGCGGATGCCGTCGTCTCCGCCGTCTCGCCGTCGAAGAGGCGCAGCAGCGACGCGTCCTCCGGAAGCCGGAGCGTGCCGGTGGCGAGTGCCGAGGCGAGGGCGACCGCCCCGGCCAGCGGATCACCCGCGGGCGCCACCGCGCGGGCGTGCGGGATCCGCTCCGCGAGCGCGGCCCGCAGAGGTGCGAGGAGGGGGTCGCCCATCTTGAAGAGGCCACCCGTCAGGGCGACCAGGGCCCCGGAGTCCGCCGGGCACACGGCCTCGGCGGCGTCCGCGACGTGCCCCGCCGCCCGGACCAGGACGTCCGCCGCGACGGGGTCGCCGGAGGTGGCGCAGGCCGCCACCTCCGGGGCGAAGGAGGCGAGCACGGCAGGCCGGTCGGTACGGGGGTACAGGGCGCCCGGCAGGCCCGCCGCCGGCCCGAACAGCTTCTCGGCCCGGGCCAGGAGCGCCGCCGAACCGCC
The sequence above is a segment of the Streptomyces sp. NBC_01255 genome. Coding sequences within it:
- a CDS encoding lactonase family protein; this translates as MGDTEAVRGRSAPRAYIGSFTSAGGLGVLVADVDAVTGALTVTGASDAVADPTFLALAGPVLHAVSETEPGAVAAFDVTGPVPRPLGEPVPVDGASPTHLAHAAGHLLTANYTSGSVTVLPLAPDGTPRPARDVLRHEGRGSVPGRQSGPHAHQVLPDPSGRWVVSVDLGTDSVRICALDPATGALTLHHETALRPGTGPRHLAFHPAGTHAYVLNELEPTLTVCRWDAAAGVLEPLGETPVVPEGTTGPSYPSEVVASPDGRFLWAAVRGDDTLAVLALDPDGAKAALVATVPCGGAWPRDLTLDPSGRRLYAANERSGDVTWFDVDPETGVPVRAGAIEAPAASCVVFG
- a CDS encoding sirohydrochlorin chelatase gives rise to the protein MSSPTGPASGLPVRMPRPRQSGRHRRPEPAAAPEGAPALVLAVPGAPSAAIRSLAEEVVSIARSELPGLEAVIGFLDGDDTEYPALATVLTAVDALRTQRYQLAVAAGREVAAPAGPAAVVVPLLAGPDSALMRQVRQAVMDSGNTAELTEVLGPHPLLAEALHVRLSEAGLARADRARLFTVATAADGIILATVGGEEAVQAAGITGMLLAARLAVPVMAAALDQEGSIASIAEQLRGSGSAQLALAPYLIGPELAEGLLDEASKEAGCAAAEPLGAYPAIGKLVLSQYASALGIPPQQPQGPPSL